One Bdellovibrio bacteriovorus str. Tiberius DNA segment encodes these proteins:
- a CDS encoding shikimate kinase has protein sequence MITVVVGHRGTGKTEMMKRLQIYLRDESAEIIDLDESIEEKIGKTIPELFLEHGEAYFRELERQLFLETLQKPHTQMFLVLGAGFDLSVIPENVRVLWVRRNTDLDGRIFLNRPRLNPELSPLEEFHKRAVVREARYRERADEVYLMPEGLFENRHHAMAVEKALLTHNLHDIGGAVTIPAEVFVTEKRWELFKARFLNRGVGLFELRDDLLTFDQIQRVVQEMASERLLYSFRKAPENAEALMQEPLIAVLNRVAWIDWAVELGSPEDLLRVISSDKLVLSLHDESLKELWQQFEKKAAHLKYAPMVDTFSDLKKGHEWQKAEASKRSFLPRSPDGRWEWYRRLQKGHQLINFWREGDGTAGDQPSLWAWMMTPTVVNGFAAVLGDPVRHSFTPLEHSDFFHKMNLPVFAVAISREEWDQAFLVVQGMGLRYAAVTSPHKENAAKVCKHESLKAVNTLFWNEKIKSWQGTSTDDQGFMELIEGVGMIAPLQKEIFVWGGGGVLEMIEKAVPHASFVSSRTGKPRTGSEDAETLSPKIVIWAAPRGPETQMPPAHWSPAMVFDLNYKEDSMGREYAQRCGANYQSGLVMFTAQAQGQRMFWRKSEENA, from the coding sequence ATGATTACAGTCGTCGTTGGCCACCGCGGAACCGGAAAAACTGAAATGATGAAGCGTCTGCAGATATACCTGCGAGACGAATCCGCGGAAATCATCGACCTGGATGAATCCATCGAAGAAAAAATCGGAAAAACCATCCCCGAACTTTTCTTAGAGCACGGCGAGGCCTATTTCCGCGAGTTGGAGCGCCAGCTTTTCCTTGAGACTTTGCAAAAGCCCCACACGCAGATGTTCCTGGTGCTGGGGGCGGGCTTTGATCTGTCTGTGATCCCAGAAAACGTGCGCGTGCTGTGGGTTCGTCGTAACACCGATCTTGATGGTAGAATCTTCTTGAACCGCCCACGCCTGAACCCGGAATTGTCTCCGCTTGAAGAATTCCACAAGCGCGCCGTTGTGCGCGAAGCCCGTTATCGTGAACGAGCCGATGAAGTCTATCTGATGCCGGAAGGTCTTTTTGAAAATCGCCATCACGCCATGGCCGTTGAAAAAGCTCTTCTGACTCACAATCTGCATGACATCGGCGGTGCAGTGACGATTCCGGCGGAGGTGTTTGTCACCGAAAAACGCTGGGAACTTTTTAAAGCCCGCTTCCTGAACCGTGGTGTGGGCTTATTTGAATTGCGCGATGACTTGCTGACTTTTGATCAGATTCAGCGTGTGGTGCAGGAAATGGCCAGCGAGCGCCTGCTTTATTCTTTCCGCAAAGCCCCTGAAAATGCTGAAGCCCTGATGCAGGAACCTTTGATCGCCGTTTTAAACCGCGTGGCCTGGATCGACTGGGCGGTCGAACTGGGATCGCCGGAAGATCTGCTGCGTGTGATTTCATCTGATAAATTGGTTCTGTCTTTGCACGATGAATCCCTCAAAGAACTGTGGCAGCAGTTTGAAAAGAAGGCCGCGCATTTAAAGTATGCCCCGATGGTTGACACCTTCAGTGATCTGAAGAAAGGCCACGAATGGCAAAAAGCCGAAGCGTCCAAACGAAGCTTCCTTCCCAGATCCCCGGACGGGCGCTGGGAATGGTACCGACGTTTGCAAAAAGGCCATCAGCTGATTAATTTCTGGCGCGAAGGGGACGGCACCGCGGGTGATCAGCCGTCGCTGTGGGCGTGGATGATGACTCCGACGGTGGTGAATGGTTTTGCGGCGGTTCTGGGCGATCCTGTTCGTCACAGTTTTACTCCGCTAGAGCATTCTGACTTCTTCCACAAAATGAACCTGCCGGTTTTTGCCGTGGCGATTTCCCGTGAAGAATGGGATCAAGCCTTCCTGGTGGTGCAAGGCATGGGTCTTCGTTATGCGGCGGTCACGTCACCTCACAAAGAAAATGCCGCCAAAGTTTGCAAGCATGAATCCCTGAAAGCCGTGAACACTCTTTTCTGGAATGAAAAGATCAAATCATGGCAGGGGACGTCCACTGATGATCAGGGCTTTATGGAACTGATCGAAGGGGTCGGCATGATCGCACCTTTGCAAAAAGAAATTTTCGTTTGGGGCGGCGGTGGCGTGCTGGAAATGATTGAAAAAGCGGTGCCGCATGCAAGCTTCGTTTCTTCACGCACGGGAAAGCCCCGCACGGGATCTGAAGACGCCGAAACCCTTTCGCCCAAGATTGTGATCTGGGCGGCCCCGCGCGGACCTGAAACCCAGATGCCACCAGCGCACTGGAGCCCGGCGATGGTGTTTGATTTAAATTACAAAGAAGATTCCATGGGCCGTGAATATGCCCAGCGCTGTGGCGCCAACTATCAGTCCGGGCTTGTGATGTTCACAGCCCAGGCGCAAGGACAAAGAATGTTCTGGCGTAAGTCCGAGGAGAACGCATGA
- a CDS encoding S1 family peptidase encodes MKFLLGVLLMAVAFPATAADTVWSAVFEKARPAIPVIRSKGGVCSGALISPTEILTARHCVFDLRPITVQWLENDKVVTQQTATISRWDKDNDIAILTLDAPAKATPLTFANLASIKVGQECATIGHPFGTRLDFDTNLNNDMLFNFTKGMVTKINSDKNFLTDMSVSPGNSGGAVLNDQGQIIGVVSAKYVRKAAGSIGRMIHPAKLAMLKDQPSRTFTSQDAKASFDLNVKETFVSLHHNGKEIKDNALALDLSIWLRDRFLVGVERSVSSSKEDIEYRGFALAYRWYFETSNFLPFYAGAGYKRLTFEEYNERNYAMIYLSGMGFNIEAGMSPQDSSETFLSVGISIF; translated from the coding sequence ATGAAATTCCTATTGGGCGTTCTTTTGATGGCAGTGGCTTTTCCCGCAACTGCCGCAGACACCGTATGGTCTGCGGTTTTTGAAAAAGCGCGTCCCGCCATCCCGGTGATCCGCTCTAAAGGCGGCGTTTGTTCCGGCGCCCTGATTTCCCCAACTGAAATTCTGACGGCCCGTCACTGTGTTTTTGATCTTCGTCCCATCACCGTTCAATGGCTTGAAAACGACAAAGTCGTGACCCAGCAAACGGCCACCATCAGCCGCTGGGATAAAGACAATGATATTGCGATTCTGACCTTGGATGCGCCGGCCAAAGCAACTCCGTTGACGTTTGCAAATCTTGCTTCGATCAAAGTCGGCCAGGAGTGCGCCACCATTGGCCACCCTTTCGGCACCCGACTTGATTTCGATACGAATCTGAACAACGACATGCTTTTTAACTTCACCAAAGGCATGGTCACGAAAATCAATTCTGACAAAAACTTCCTGACCGACATGTCGGTGTCCCCGGGAAATTCCGGCGGTGCGGTTTTGAATGATCAGGGCCAAATCATCGGTGTGGTTTCCGCCAAGTACGTGCGCAAAGCTGCTGGCAGCATCGGGCGCATGATTCACCCGGCGAAACTGGCGATGCTGAAAGACCAGCCGTCCCGCACGTTCACCTCCCAAGACGCCAAAGCCAGCTTTGATTTGAACGTAAAAGAAACCTTCGTCAGCCTTCACCACAACGGCAAAGAAATTAAGGACAATGCCCTGGCGTTGGACCTAAGCATCTGGTTGCGTGACCGCTTTCTGGTGGGTGTGGAACGTTCCGTATCTTCTTCCAAAGAAGACATCGAATACCGCGGTTTTGCTTTGGCTTATCGCTGGTACTTTGAAACCTCGAACTTCCTGCCGTTCTATGCCGGTGCTGGTTACAAGCGATTGACGTTTGAAGAATACAACGAACGCAACTATGCCATGATCTATCTGTCAGGCATGGGCTTTAACATTGAAGCCGGCATGAGCCCGCAGGATTCTTCCGAAACCTTCCTGTCTGTCGGAATCAGTATTTTCTAG
- a CDS encoding aldo/keto reductase family protein, which yields MFNPNMPYRSVGRCGLKIGTYSLGGWTTFGGTIKDFTSVRSILRLAYEAGINFFDIADIYAKGESERIMGGALKDFPRHELVISSKVFWPMSEDINDKGLSRKHILESVNKSLQRIGTDYLDIYFCHRYDPETPVEETVRIMDDLIHHGKILYWGTSEWTAEQIQEAMDVCDKGGYYKPQVEQPQYNLLVRDKFETNVQPKAQQHGMGLVTWSPLASGMLTGKYDKGVSEGRLSRIDWLKDTFYTEKNSQRVWELKGIADKLECSRTQLALAWTAAQPGVSSVILGATSIEQLQENLGALKVEITPEIDKDIKKIFAY from the coding sequence ATGTTCAATCCCAATATGCCTTACCGCAGCGTTGGCCGTTGCGGTCTTAAAATCGGCACCTATTCTCTGGGTGGATGGACCACCTTTGGTGGCACCATCAAAGACTTCACTTCCGTTCGCAGCATTCTGCGCCTGGCTTACGAAGCCGGAATCAATTTCTTCGACATCGCCGACATTTATGCCAAAGGCGAATCCGAACGCATCATGGGCGGAGCTTTAAAAGATTTCCCGCGCCACGAGCTGGTGATTTCCTCGAAAGTCTTCTGGCCGATGAGTGAAGACATCAACGACAAGGGACTTTCCCGCAAACACATTCTGGAATCCGTGAACAAGTCATTGCAACGAATCGGCACGGACTATCTGGATATTTATTTCTGCCACCGCTATGACCCGGAAACCCCGGTGGAAGAAACCGTGCGCATCATGGATGACCTCATTCATCACGGAAAGATTCTGTACTGGGGGACCAGCGAATGGACCGCCGAGCAAATTCAGGAAGCCATGGATGTCTGCGACAAGGGCGGATACTACAAACCGCAAGTCGAACAACCCCAGTACAATCTGTTAGTGCGCGACAAGTTTGAAACCAACGTGCAACCCAAAGCCCAACAACACGGCATGGGCCTGGTCACCTGGTCTCCGTTAGCATCTGGCATGCTGACCGGAAAATACGACAAAGGCGTCAGCGAAGGCCGCCTGTCGCGTATCGACTGGCTGAAGGACACCTTCTATACCGAAAAGAACAGTCAGCGCGTGTGGGAACTTAAAGGCATCGCCGACAAACTGGAATGCAGCCGCACGCAGTTGGCACTGGCTTGGACCGCCGCCCAACCGGGCGTCAGCAGCGTGATCTTAGGTGCGACCAGCATCGAACAGTTGCAGGAAAACCTTGGGGCCTTAAAAGTCGAAATCACACCCGAGATCGACAAAGACATTAAAAAGATTTTCGCTTACTAA
- a CDS encoding AgmX/PglI C-terminal domain-containing protein has translation MKETVLIALLTLALTSCSNVPTREERLEATEKATNRTLDRNQALFQECIQDAVKRSPGLDGGATLVWIQNEDGFVKNPRVRDMNFKDPAFEDCIISKIKAMKFPPSAEDSRTKVSLELIVK, from the coding sequence TTGAAAGAAACAGTTCTCATCGCCCTGCTGACGTTAGCTCTAACCTCTTGTTCAAATGTACCAACACGCGAAGAGCGCTTAGAGGCTACGGAAAAAGCAACAAATCGCACTCTTGATCGAAATCAGGCCCTTTTCCAAGAATGCATTCAAGATGCAGTAAAGAGATCGCCGGGCCTGGATGGAGGGGCAACGCTTGTTTGGATTCAAAATGAAGATGGTTTTGTTAAAAATCCGCGTGTTCGCGATATGAACTTCAAGGACCCTGCATTTGAGGACTGCATTATCTCCAAAATCAAGGCGATGAAGTTCCCGCCCTCCGCGGAAGACTCCCGAACCAAGGTCAGCCTAGAACTAATCGTTAAATAA
- a CDS encoding 3-dehydroquinate synthase family protein encodes MKKSALLFTTELPRPADLGEELLLIYDEILPRKSKAFKKWMAQFPLRYSVKAGEALKSVQNFPEHITKIVKLCEGASSRRLTVVVAGGGSVGDFGGFVASILKRGVRLVHMPSTWLSAIDSAHGGKTALNVGSAKNQIGTFYPADKIVLSRSLLMAQPDVRAFEGFGELLKIALIAGGPLWRDLSKEYEVNAAILWKYLSSSIDAKYKVVAKDPEEKSGHRHILNLGHTLGHVLETQYELPHGVAINYGLEFALRFSLHKKIITPAEYEKLMLSPVMGYLLSPVRDELLQTKESVLREFRKQLLSDKKKTSSEVLRFVFLKKPGHCVVREVSVDDILVEVCRQKEDELNG; translated from the coding sequence ATGAAAAAAAGCGCACTGCTCTTCACTACGGAACTGCCTCGTCCCGCTGACCTGGGGGAAGAGCTGTTGTTGATCTACGACGAGATCCTGCCTCGTAAATCCAAAGCCTTCAAAAAATGGATGGCGCAGTTTCCGCTGCGTTATTCGGTGAAGGCCGGGGAAGCCCTTAAATCCGTTCAAAACTTTCCAGAACATATCACCAAGATTGTGAAGCTGTGTGAAGGCGCTTCCAGCCGTCGTTTGACGGTGGTGGTGGCCGGTGGCGGCAGCGTCGGGGATTTTGGTGGCTTTGTTGCCAGCATCCTGAAGCGTGGCGTGCGTTTGGTGCACATGCCTAGCACCTGGCTTTCCGCGATTGATTCTGCTCACGGTGGAAAGACGGCTTTGAATGTGGGCTCTGCCAAAAACCAGATCGGTACATTTTATCCTGCCGACAAAATTGTCCTATCCCGTTCGCTGTTGATGGCTCAGCCGGATGTCCGGGCCTTTGAAGGCTTTGGCGAACTGTTAAAGATCGCTTTGATTGCCGGGGGACCGCTGTGGCGGGATTTGTCCAAAGAATATGAAGTCAACGCGGCGATACTGTGGAAATATCTTTCCAGTTCCATTGATGCCAAATACAAGGTTGTCGCCAAAGACCCGGAGGAAAAATCCGGTCATCGCCATATCCTGAATCTGGGGCACACTTTGGGTCACGTGCTGGAAACCCAGTACGAACTGCCGCACGGAGTGGCGATCAATTACGGGCTGGAGTTTGCTTTGCGTTTCAGCCTGCATAAAAAAATCATCACACCGGCTGAATACGAAAAACTGATGCTGTCCCCGGTGATGGGTTATCTGCTGTCGCCAGTGCGTGATGAATTGCTGCAAACCAAAGAATCGGTTTTGCGTGAATTCAGAAAGCAGCTTTTAAGTGACAAGAAAAAGACTTCGTCCGAAGTTCTGCGTTTCGTTTTCTTAAAAAAACCCGGCCACTGTGTCGTGCGTGAAGTCAGCGTGGATGACATCCTGGTGGAAGTCTGCCGCCAGAAGGAAGATGAACTCAATGGCTGA
- the aroC gene encoding chorismate synthase: MSASQFGSRFVITTFGESHGTALGVVIDGCPAGVNFDEGLLRKELERRRPGHHGSGQVVSGRQETDAPEVLSGVFDGKTLGTPMAIIVRNQDARSQDYSAIKNSPRAGHADDMWKNKFGHSDHRGGGRSSGRETVSRVMAGSVAQMMMKHVSAPTKVIGYASQIGPMTLTDAERKEVSKKDIDSFQARFPSSRDQEVADLLKEAQDNGESHGGVAEILIQNPPAHLGQPVFHKLKSDLAMAFLSVGATNGFELGLGFESAEVKGTEFHQGPQDAYGGIRGGISTGESILLRVSFKPTSSILDVAKKGRHDPCIVTRAIPVLEAMTWLVLADHYLWSKTDRI; the protein is encoded by the coding sequence ATGAGTGCAAGTCAGTTCGGTTCCCGTTTTGTGATCACGACTTTCGGTGAAAGTCATGGGACCGCTTTGGGCGTGGTGATTGACGGCTGTCCAGCCGGTGTGAACTTTGACGAAGGTCTTTTAAGAAAAGAACTGGAACGTCGTCGTCCCGGTCATCATGGTTCAGGTCAGGTTGTATCCGGCCGCCAGGAAACAGATGCCCCGGAAGTCCTTAGCGGCGTTTTCGACGGCAAAACCCTGGGTACGCCAATGGCGATCATCGTGCGCAATCAGGATGCAAGATCTCAGGACTATTCTGCGATCAAAAATTCCCCGCGCGCAGGTCATGCCGACGACATGTGGAAGAATAAATTCGGTCACAGCGATCATCGTGGCGGTGGTAGATCTTCCGGGCGTGAAACCGTGTCCCGTGTGATGGCGGGTTCGGTGGCGCAGATGATGATGAAACACGTCAGTGCGCCGACCAAGGTGATTGGCTATGCCTCGCAAATCGGCCCGATGACTTTGACCGATGCTGAACGTAAAGAAGTCAGTAAGAAAGACATCGATTCATTCCAGGCAAGATTCCCGTCCAGCCGTGACCAGGAAGTGGCGGACCTTTTAAAGGAAGCCCAGGACAACGGGGAAAGCCACGGGGGCGTGGCTGAGATTCTGATTCAGAATCCTCCGGCGCATTTGGGTCAGCCGGTGTTTCATAAACTGAAATCCGATCTGGCGATGGCTTTCTTAAGTGTGGGCGCCACCAACGGCTTTGAATTGGGGTTGGGCTTTGAGTCCGCCGAAGTTAAAGGCACCGAGTTCCATCAGGGGCCGCAGGACGCCTATGGTGGTATCCGTGGTGGAATTTCCACCGGGGAAAGCATTCTGCTGCGGGTTTCTTTCAAACCCACAAGCTCGATTCTGGATGTGGCTAAAAAAGGCCGCCATGACCCGTGCATCGTGACCCGCGCGATCCCGGTGTTAGAGGCCATGACATGGCTGGTGTTGGCAGACCACTATTTGTGGTCTAAAACTGATCGCATCTAG
- the ung gene encoding uracil-DNA glycosylase, producing MENINSEIKLNSSWKQHLHLEFETERMQKLNKFLSAEYKAGKTIYPCGDDYFAAMNLTPFDKVKVVIVGQDPYHGPGQAHGLCFSVQDGVRFPPSLRNIFKELHDDVGATIPQSGSLTKWAQEGVLLLNAVLTVEDGKAAAHQGKGWEEFTDKIIHVLNEEKENLVFILWGSYAQKKASFVDRKKHLVLEAVHPSPLSAHRGFFGTKPFSKTNAYLKSKGIGEINWNLV from the coding sequence ATGGAAAATATTAACTCAGAAATCAAACTAAACTCATCTTGGAAGCAGCATCTTCACCTCGAATTTGAAACCGAGCGCATGCAGAAGCTGAATAAATTTTTATCTGCTGAATACAAAGCGGGTAAGACAATTTATCCGTGTGGTGATGACTATTTCGCTGCGATGAATCTGACTCCTTTTGACAAAGTGAAAGTGGTGATCGTCGGGCAGGATCCTTATCACGGCCCCGGCCAGGCGCATGGACTTTGTTTTTCTGTACAAGACGGCGTTCGTTTTCCGCCGTCGCTTAGAAACATCTTTAAAGAGCTTCACGACGACGTGGGTGCGACCATTCCGCAAAGCGGTTCACTGACTAAGTGGGCCCAGGAAGGTGTTCTGTTGCTGAATGCTGTGCTGACAGTCGAGGACGGCAAAGCTGCTGCCCATCAGGGTAAAGGCTGGGAAGAGTTCACCGACAAGATCATCCACGTGCTGAACGAGGAAAAAGAAAATCTGGTGTTCATCCTGTGGGGTTCTTACGCGCAGAAAAAAGCGTCCTTCGTGGATCGCAAAAAACATCTGGTGCTTGAGGCCGTGCATCCGTCGCCGTTGTCCGCTCACCGCGGGTTCTTTGGGACCAAGCCTTTCTCCAAAACCAATGCCTATCTGAAATCCAAGGGTATTGGCGAAATCAACTGGAACCTGGTTTAA
- a CDS encoding 3-phosphoshikimate 1-carboxyvinyltransferase, giving the protein MADFRFQGEIPGSKSIFNRALIVKSYFPVLDLQGHSECDDVVHMREGLKEIRERSRIDCGEGGTTFRFMALRASRMRGVHTLQATPRLLQRPQKGLLDLLSQLGVQTQIKNREMFVVSEGWKRSRTPLKVNTSESSQYASALILNCWLLDFDMEFELVGDKVSESYFQLTVQMLKELGMRMQVQSNKYLIPAGQRISKLEYRVESDLSSAFTMASAGALVGGSKLLNYPVKSSQPDGVFVEIFKQMNIETEMFEGALCVKPSTGLRAVNWDLYQSPDLFPVLAVLCSWANGSSKLYNAPHLAAKESNRIAKIADLFERLGISHEVLPDGMIIHGNPQQSLKKGITFDSDQDHRMVMAATLMKLKGHDITIENPEAINKSFPEFWDMIGIKA; this is encoded by the coding sequence ATGGCTGATTTCCGTTTTCAGGGCGAGATTCCTGGTTCCAAATCCATTTTCAATCGCGCTTTGATCGTAAAAAGCTATTTCCCGGTGCTGGATCTGCAGGGGCATTCAGAATGTGACGACGTCGTTCACATGCGCGAGGGTCTTAAAGAAATCCGCGAACGCAGTCGTATTGATTGCGGCGAAGGCGGCACCACGTTCCGCTTTATGGCGCTTCGGGCGTCCCGCATGCGCGGGGTTCATACGTTGCAGGCCACTCCTCGCCTGTTGCAAAGACCGCAAAAAGGACTGTTGGATCTTTTGTCCCAGTTGGGGGTGCAAACCCAAATCAAGAATCGCGAGATGTTCGTGGTGTCTGAAGGCTGGAAGCGTTCGCGCACTCCTTTGAAAGTAAACACTTCTGAATCCAGTCAGTATGCTTCAGCCTTGATTCTGAACTGCTGGCTTTTGGATTTTGATATGGAATTTGAACTGGTCGGCGACAAGGTTTCTGAATCTTACTTCCAGTTGACCGTGCAAATGCTGAAAGAATTGGGCATGCGCATGCAGGTTCAGAGTAACAAGTACCTGATCCCTGCCGGCCAGCGCATCAGCAAGCTTGAATACCGTGTCGAGTCTGATCTAAGTTCGGCCTTCACCATGGCGTCTGCTGGCGCCCTGGTGGGCGGATCCAAACTTTTGAACTATCCGGTGAAAAGTTCCCAGCCTGACGGAGTCTTTGTCGAGATCTTCAAACAAATGAACATCGAAACAGAAATGTTCGAAGGTGCTTTGTGTGTAAAGCCTTCCACAGGCTTGCGTGCGGTGAATTGGGATCTTTATCAGTCCCCGGATCTGTTCCCGGTGCTGGCGGTGCTTTGCAGTTGGGCCAACGGCAGCTCCAAGCTTTACAATGCGCCTCACTTGGCGGCGAAAGAAAGCAATCGTATTGCCAAGATTGCTGATTTGTTTGAACGCCTGGGCATTTCCCATGAAGTCTTGCCGGATGGCATGATCATTCACGGCAACCCCCAGCAAAGCCTTAAAAAAGGCATCACTTTTGATTCCGATCAGGATCACCGCATGGTGATGGCGGCCACTTTGATGAAGCTAAAAGGCCATGACATCACCATTGAAAACCCCGAGGCCATCAATAAGAGTTTTCCAGAGTTCTGGGACATGATAGGTATCAAGGCATGA
- a CDS encoding RelA/SpoT domain-containing protein: MGSVELEYSKAKIDRAGELLKSKSGSDEEIASALEVLSSWRAYHAIPLDSFAAVLRQRIQKISDRAIAAQRLKRTPSILLKLSNHKTMRLSAMQDIGGLRAILESTEEVYELLGLYKRSKSKHALFSLDDYIENPKPDGYRSIHLVYKLSKTPSLFLELQFRSQLQHIWATGVEVFGTLQNSSFKSGQGNRRWLEFFALLSSVFAIKESKPILKAHKEMSKLELIEKVQKEIRELHVIENLSVYTAAYKTISKSSSKGRKGHYSLILLNSRENTISLETYGASQFDAAVQAYLDLERKYFEDTLINVVLVNTGDLKKLEMSYPNYFMDTKTLVQNLSLIMMGKFF; encoded by the coding sequence GTGGGATCTGTTGAACTCGAGTATAGCAAAGCAAAAATTGATCGAGCGGGCGAACTACTAAAGAGCAAATCCGGCTCGGATGAGGAAATTGCAAGTGCTTTGGAAGTGCTATCAAGTTGGCGCGCCTATCATGCGATTCCCTTGGATTCTTTTGCGGCGGTACTGCGACAGCGAATTCAGAAAATCAGCGATCGAGCGATTGCTGCACAACGGTTGAAAAGAACGCCTTCCATCCTGCTTAAGCTTTCCAATCACAAAACAATGAGATTATCCGCCATGCAGGATATTGGCGGCTTAAGAGCGATTTTGGAATCTACCGAAGAAGTGTATGAGTTGCTCGGTTTGTACAAGAGATCCAAGTCTAAGCATGCGCTGTTTTCTCTTGATGACTATATTGAAAACCCAAAGCCGGATGGTTACCGAAGCATTCACTTGGTTTACAAATTGTCTAAGACCCCGAGTCTTTTTTTGGAATTGCAATTCAGATCCCAGTTGCAGCATATCTGGGCGACGGGTGTCGAGGTGTTTGGAACTCTTCAGAACAGTTCGTTCAAGTCGGGACAAGGCAATCGCAGGTGGTTGGAGTTTTTCGCTTTACTGAGTTCAGTGTTTGCGATCAAGGAAAGTAAGCCGATTCTAAAAGCTCATAAGGAAATGTCAAAGCTTGAACTGATAGAGAAAGTTCAAAAGGAAATCCGTGAGCTGCACGTGATCGAAAACCTCAGCGTATACACTGCTGCTTATAAAACGATTTCAAAGAGTTCTTCGAAGGGTAGAAAAGGTCACTATAGTTTAATTCTGCTTAATTCGCGGGAGAACACAATCTCGCTCGAAACTTATGGCGCGAGTCAGTTTGATGCCGCCGTCCAGGCGTATTTGGATCTTGAAAGAAAATACTTTGAAGACACATTGATCAATGTGGTTTTGGTAAATACGGGAGATTTGAAAAAACTAGAAATGAGTTATCCGAACTATTTCATGGATACAAAAACACTGGTACAGAATCTTTCCCTGATTATGATGGGAAAATTTTTCTGA
- a CDS encoding 1,4-dihydroxy-2-naphthoyl-CoA synthase, with amino-acid sequence MVSDIFNPEWWTEVPGFNFKDITYHRAKDQGTVRIAFNRPEVRNAFRPQTVDELYTALEHARISADVGVVLITGNGPSPKDGGWAFCSGGDQRIRGKDGYKYEEKEAQGKMDLARLGRLHILEVQRLIRFMPKVVVAVVPGWSVGGGHSLHVVCDMTIASQEHAIFKQTDPDVASFDSGYGSAYLARMVGQKRAREIFFLGRNYTAQEAFDMGMVNAVVPHKDLEKVALEWAKEMNSKSPTAMRMLKYGFNMIDDGLVGQQLFAGEATRLAYGTEEAVEGRNSFVEKRPKDFSKFPWHY; translated from the coding sequence ATGGTTTCTGATATTTTCAATCCAGAGTGGTGGACGGAAGTTCCTGGTTTTAACTTCAAGGATATTACTTATCATCGCGCTAAAGATCAGGGCACTGTTCGTATTGCCTTCAATCGCCCTGAAGTGCGCAATGCCTTCCGCCCGCAAACGGTGGACGAGCTTTACACCGCTTTAGAGCACGCTCGTATCTCTGCGGATGTTGGTGTGGTTCTGATCACAGGCAATGGTCCGTCCCCGAAAGACGGTGGCTGGGCGTTCTGTTCTGGTGGTGACCAGCGCATTCGCGGTAAAGACGGCTACAAGTACGAAGAAAAAGAAGCTCAAGGCAAAATGGATCTGGCGCGCTTGGGTCGTTTGCACATTTTGGAAGTTCAACGTCTGATTCGTTTCATGCCGAAAGTGGTTGTGGCGGTTGTTCCCGGCTGGTCCGTGGGCGGCGGTCATTCCCTGCACGTGGTGTGTGATATGACGATCGCCAGCCAAGAGCACGCGATCTTCAAACAAACGGACCCGGACGTGGCAAGCTTCGATTCCGGTTACGGTTCGGCGTACCTGGCTCGCATGGTGGGTCAGAAGCGCGCGCGTGAAATTTTCTTCCTGGGGCGCAATTACACGGCTCAAGAGGCCTTCGATATGGGCATGGTGAACGCCGTGGTTCCGCACAAGGATCTTGAAAAAGTGGCGTTGGAATGGGCAAAAGAAATGAACTCAAAAAGCCCGACAGCGATGCGTATGCTGAAGTATGGTTTCAACATGATCGATGACGGTCTTGTGGGTCAGCAACTGTTTGCCGGAGAGGCGACTCGCTTGGCTTACGGAACTGAAGAAGCGGTGGAAGGACGTAATTCCTTCGTTGAAAAACGTCCGAAGGATTTCTCTAAATTCCCTTGGCATTACTAG